In one Brassica oleracea var. oleracea cultivar TO1000 chromosome C9, BOL, whole genome shotgun sequence genomic region, the following are encoded:
- the LOC106313285 gene encoding GTP-binding nuclear protein Ran-3, whose amino-acid sequence MALPNQQTVDYPSFKLVIVGDGGTGKTTFVKRHLTGEFEKKYEPTIGVEVHPLDFFTNCGKIRFYCWDTAGQEKFGGLRDGYYIHGQCAVIMFDVTARLTYKNVPTWHRDLCRVCENIPIVLCGNKVDVKNRQVKAKQVTFHRKKNLQYYEISAKSNYNFEKPFLYLARKLAGDPNLHFVESPALAPPEVQIDMAAQQQHEAELAAAASQPLPDDDDDTFE is encoded by the exons ATG GCTTTACCAAACCAGCAAACCGTCGATTACCCTAGCTTCAAGCTCGTCATCGTTGGTGATGGAGGCACAG GGAAAACTACGTTCGTGAAGAGGCATCTTACTGGAGAGTTTGAGAAGAAGTATGAAC CCACTATTGGTGTTGAGGTTCACCCTCTAGACTTCTTCACTAACTGTGGCAAGATCCGCTTTTACTGCTGGGATACTGCTGGACAAGAGAAGTTTGGTGGTCTTAGGGATGGTTACTA CATCCATGGGCAGTGTGCCGTCATCATGTTTGATGTCACAGCACGTCTGACATACAAGAATGTCCCAACTTGGCACCGTGATCTTTGCAG GGTCTGTGAAAACATCCCGATTGTTCTTTGTGGGAACAAAGTTGATGTAAAGAACAGGCAAGTGAAGGCCAAGCAGGTGACATTCCACAGGAAGAAGAATCTCCAGTACTACGAGATTTCTGCCAAGAGCAACTACAATTTCGAGAAGCCATTCTTGTACCTTGCTAGAAAACTCGCCGG TGACCCTAACCTTCACTTTGTGGAATCACCTGCCCTTGCTCCCCCAGAAGTCCAGATTGACATGGCTGCTCAGCAACA GCATGAGGCGGAGCTTGCAGCGGCAGCAAGTCAGCCACTCCCTGATGACGATGATGACACCTTCGAGTAG
- the LOC106313718 gene encoding glucan endo-1,3-beta-glucosidase 13, with protein MALFVLSLLTLSAISFTHADSGMIGVNYGRIADNLPAPEKVVELLKSQGINRVKLYDTDKSVLTALANSGIKVVVSLPNENLAAASADQSYTDNWVQENVKKYTPATDIEAIAVGNEVFVDPRNTTAYLVQAMKNIQSSLVKFNLDESIKVSSPIALSALANSYPPSSGSFKPDLIEPVIKPMLDLLRKTSSHIMVNAYPFFAYAANADKISLDYALFKENAGNVDSGNGLKYSNLLDAQIDAVFAAMAAVGFNDVKLVVTETGWPSAGDENEIGAGSANAAAYNGGLVKRVLTGNGTPLKPKEPLNVYLFALFNENQKTGPTSERNYGLFYPNENKVYDVPFSAKSTLVNDGKDKVPVKTPSSHAGGQTWCVANGKTTKEKLQEGLDYACGEGSADCRPIQKGATCYDPESLEAHASYAFNSYYQKNARGVGTCDFGGAAYVVSQPPKYGKCEFPTGH; from the exons ATGGCTCTCTTCGTTCTATCTCTCCTAACGCTCTCAGCCATTTCCTTCACGCATGCAG ATTCTGGAATGATCGGAGTAAACTACGGCCGCATAGCGGACAATCTCCCGGCGCCGGAGAAAGTCGTTGAGCTTCTAAAATCTCAAGGAATCAATCGCGTCAAGCTTTATGACACTGACAAATCCGTACTAACCGCGCTCGCAAACTCCGGCATCAAAGTCGTCGTCTCTCTCCCCAATGAGAATCTCGCCGCCGCCTCCGCTGATCAGAGCTACACCGACAACTGGGTTCAGGAAAACGTGAAGAAATACACGCCGGCAACTGATATCGAAGCGATAGCCGTCGGGAACGAAGTGTTCGTCGACCCCAGGAACACGACGGCGTATCTAGTTCAAGCTATGAAGAATATTCAGAGCTCGCTCGTTAAGTTTAATCTCGATGAATCGATTAAGGTATCGTCGCCAATAGCCTTGAGCGCGTTGGCGAATTCGTATCCACCGTCATCCGGTTCGTTTAAACCGGATTTAATCGAACCGGTGATTAAACCTATGTTGGATCTGCTTCGCAAAACGTCGTCGCATATCATGGTGAATGCTTACCCGTTCTTCGCCTACGCGGCTAACGCCGATAAGATCTCGTTGGATTACGCTCTGTTTAAGGAGAACGCCGGCAATGTAGATTCCGGTAACGGTTTGAAGTATAGCAATCTCTTAGACGCGCAAATCGACGCCGTTTTCGCCGCCATGGCCGCCGTGGGATTCAACGACGTCAAGCTCGTGGTGACGGAGACGGGCTGGCCTTCCGCCGGGGACGAAAACGAGATCGGCGCCGGTTCGGCCAACGCGGCGGCGTATAACGGCGGGTTAGTTAAGAGAGTGTTAACGGGAAACGGAACGCCGTTAAAACCGAAGGAGCCACTTAACGTCTATCTGTTCGCTCTGTTCAACGAGAACCAGAAAACGGGGCCCACGTCGGAGAGAAACTACGGGTTGTTTTACCCTAACGAGAACAAAGTGTACGACGTTCCGTTCTCCGCTAAGTCAACTCTGGTCAACGATGGCAAAGATAAAGTTCCGGTGAAGACGCCGTCGTCGCACGCGGGAGGACAGACGTGGTGCGTGGCGAACGGGAAGACGACGAAGGAGAAGCTTCAGGAAGGTCTCGACTACGCTTGCGGCGAAGGAAGCGCTGATTGCCGTCCGATTCAAAAGGGTGCCACGTGTTATGATCCGGAATCGTTAGAGGCACACGCTTCTTATGCGTTCAACAGTTACTATCAGAAGAACGCGCGTGGTGTTGGCACGTGTGATTTTGGTGGTGCAGCGTACGTGGTCTCGCAACCTCCTA AGTACGGGAAATGCGAGTTTCCAACAGGGCACTGA